A window from Cyanobacteria bacterium GSL.Bin1 encodes these proteins:
- a CDS encoding Ureidoglycolate hydrolase: protein MNQEQITIKTLPAEWVTQDAFAPYGQLILPAADGKPYDQNDAQLDLSQGQPRFYIMQLTQRGKQFHRITRHQRCTQCLGALEGKSWLLAVAPPSTDPKPNVKKLKAFQIPGHCFVKLNKGTWHAGPYFEDNVVNFYNLELTDTNDVDHFSYDFLKSEGMSWQIDAIWA, encoded by the coding sequence ATGAATCAAGAACAAATAACAATTAAAACCCTTCCTGCAGAGTGGGTGACTCAAGATGCTTTTGCCCCTTATGGACAACTCATCTTACCAGCAGCAGATGGCAAGCCTTATGACCAAAACGATGCGCAATTGGACTTAAGCCAAGGACAACCCCGTTTTTATATTATGCAGTTAACGCAGCGGGGTAAACAATTCCATCGCATCACTCGTCATCAACGGTGTACGCAATGTTTAGGGGCATTAGAAGGGAAAAGCTGGCTGTTAGCTGTTGCGCCTCCTAGCACTGATCCAAAACCCAATGTCAAAAAACTAAAAGCCTTTCAAATCCCCGGTCATTGTTTTGTCAAACTCAATAAAGGAACCTGGCATGCCGGACCTTATTTCGAGGATAATGTGGTGAATTTTTACAATCTAGAATTAACCGATACCAATGACGTTGATCATTTCAGCTATGACTTTTTAAAATCAGAAGGTATGAGTTGGCAAATTGATGCGATATGGGCTTAA
- a CDS encoding dipeptide ABC transporter ATP-binding protein encodes MGDAVIDVRNLKVEFFLEDQHLIAVNGINFQIPRGQTLGLVGESGSGKSVTALALMGLVGTPGEVTAGEIYFQSSPDTPPLDLLKLPNAQRRNYRGGKMAMIFQEPMSSLNPVYNIGFQITEAIRQHQNVSPSEARRQAIARLQEVRLLPSDDILRQDCLLEDNRLSEAEVNHRINEQKRAFLERYPHQLSGGQLQRVMIAMAISCNPALLIADEPTTALDVTVQKTILNLLRDLCQARGMSMLFITHDLGVVAETADQVAVMYQGNLVESGHIHSIFTDPQHPYTKGLLACRPRLDQTLAYLPTVSDFLTGDGQVKTANPTLQRQDTGIGRESADHDNMRGEDSSLVSAPLLTVQNLQVGFPLRGIFGQPKRYFMAVNGVSFTVYRGETLGLVGESGCGKSTLARTLLKLISPLQGQIFFSGENITHWQGKRLRRLRRQMQIVFQNPYSSLNPRLSIGKTIIDPLNIHQQYQNSRQRKERVGYLLERVGLSANDMNRYPHEFSGGQRQRICIARALALNPQFIICDESVSALDVSVQAQVLNLLKELQDEFNLTYIFISHDLSVVKFISDRVMVMNKGKIEEIGSAQTIYQTPATAYTRKLIDAIPTIEKQFKMSH; translated from the coding sequence AACATTAGGTTTAGTGGGAGAATCGGGTTCCGGAAAATCAGTAACAGCGTTAGCATTGATGGGTTTAGTGGGGACTCCCGGTGAAGTCACTGCCGGTGAAATTTACTTTCAATCTTCTCCGGATACACCGCCTCTCGATCTCCTAAAACTGCCCAACGCACAACGACGAAACTATCGGGGTGGGAAAATGGCGATGATTTTCCAAGAACCCATGAGTTCTCTCAATCCCGTTTATAATATCGGCTTTCAGATTACCGAAGCAATTCGTCAACATCAGAATGTTTCTCCCAGTGAAGCACGAAGACAAGCGATCGCGCGTCTCCAAGAAGTAAGATTATTACCGTCTGATGACATCCTGCGACAAGACTGTCTCCTCGAAGATAACCGCCTTAGCGAAGCTGAAGTCAATCATCGCATTAACGAACAAAAACGGGCTTTTCTTGAACGCTATCCCCACCAACTCTCCGGTGGCCAATTGCAACGAGTGATGATTGCAATGGCAATTTCCTGTAATCCGGCATTGCTGATTGCGGATGAACCGACAACTGCCCTTGATGTTACTGTCCAGAAAACGATCTTAAATCTCTTGCGAGATTTGTGTCAGGCGCGGGGAATGTCCATGCTATTTATCACCCATGATCTCGGTGTCGTCGCAGAAACTGCTGATCAAGTGGCTGTAATGTATCAGGGAAATCTTGTGGAATCGGGACACATTCACAGTATTTTCACCGATCCGCAACATCCTTATACGAAAGGCTTATTGGCATGTCGCCCGCGTTTAGACCAAACCTTAGCCTATCTCCCCACTGTTAGCGATTTTTTAACTGGAGATGGGCAAGTCAAAACCGCCAACCCCACTCTCCAGCGGCAAGACACTGGTATTGGCAGAGAGAGCGCAGATCATGATAATATGCGTGGTGAAGATAGTAGCCTGGTCAGTGCTCCCTTATTAACTGTACAAAACTTACAAGTTGGGTTTCCTTTGCGAGGAATTTTTGGACAACCGAAGCGATATTTTATGGCAGTGAATGGGGTTTCTTTTACTGTTTATCGAGGGGAAACCTTAGGGTTAGTGGGTGAATCGGGTTGTGGCAAATCCACCTTAGCCCGTACCCTCTTAAAACTAATTTCTCCCCTCCAGGGACAAATTTTCTTTAGTGGAGAAAACATCACCCACTGGCAAGGAAAACGTCTGCGTCGTTTGCGTCGGCAAATGCAAATTGTCTTTCAAAATCCCTATAGTTCTCTTAATCCTCGTCTCAGCATCGGCAAAACGATTATTGACCCCCTAAACATTCATCAACAATATCAAAATTCTCGGCAACGGAAAGAACGCGTTGGTTATCTCTTAGAAAGAGTGGGTTTAAGTGCCAATGATATGAATCGTTATCCTCACGAATTTTCGGGCGGACAACGGCAGCGAATTTGTATTGCTCGTGCCCTGGCTTTAAATCCGCAGTTTATTATTTGTGATGAGTCAGTTTCTGCCCTTGATGTTTCTGTGCAAGCGCAAGTTTTGAACTTACTCAAAGAGTTACAAGACGAATTCAATTTAACCTATATCTTTATTTCTCACGATCTAAGCGTTGTTAAATTTATCAGCGATCGCGTTATGGTGATGAATAAAGGCAAAATTGAAGAAATTGGCAGCGCGCAAACAATTTATCAAACTCCGGCAACAGCCTACACCCGGAAATTAATTGATGCCATTCCTACCATTGAAAAGCAATTCAAAATGAGTCATTAG